One Tumebacillus sp. BK434 genomic window carries:
- a CDS encoding PhzF family phenazine biosynthesis protein: MTTQVRIYQMDAFTHIPFGGNPAGVVPDAAGLTAEQMQKIAREMNCSETAFACPSSTPGADLRVRFFTPTEEIDLCGHATISIFVALGMEQRFGADLPITVVQETNVGLLPVMLTQNSDGMIQALMTQAAPQFRACDLSRREAAQLIGLEEADIDRDLPIGLAYTGVWDLFIPIKTREAFERMNPETARIAVHNRGLGVTSTHCYSFDTVHESSHLHTRDFSPAVGIPEDPATGTANGALGAFLLRHGVLVPQGEQLRLTVEQGFEIGRPSFLTVEVDGEPNSPRTVRVGGTAVPILQGTMSF, encoded by the coding sequence ATGACCACACAGGTACGCATCTATCAGATGGACGCTTTTACCCACATTCCGTTCGGCGGCAATCCGGCCGGCGTCGTGCCCGATGCCGCCGGCTTGACCGCCGAGCAGATGCAGAAGATCGCCCGCGAGATGAACTGCTCGGAGACGGCGTTCGCCTGCCCGTCCAGCACACCGGGCGCCGACTTGCGCGTGCGCTTTTTCACGCCGACCGAGGAGATCGACCTCTGCGGACACGCCACGATCTCGATCTTCGTCGCGCTCGGCATGGAACAGCGCTTTGGCGCCGACCTGCCGATCACCGTCGTTCAGGAGACCAACGTCGGCCTCCTGCCGGTGATGCTGACCCAGAACAGCGACGGGATGATCCAGGCGCTGATGACGCAGGCCGCTCCGCAGTTCCGGGCGTGCGACCTGTCCCGCCGGGAAGCGGCGCAACTGATCGGTCTGGAAGAGGCGGACATCGACCGCGACCTGCCGATCGGGCTGGCCTATACCGGGGTCTGGGATCTGTTCATTCCGATCAAGACCCGGGAAGCGTTCGAGCGGATGAATCCGGAGACCGCCCGGATCGCCGTGCACAACCGCGGGCTTGGCGTCACTTCGACGCACTGCTATTCGTTTGACACCGTCCACGAATCGTCGCACCTGCACACCCGCGATTTTTCGCCGGCGGTCGGCATCCCGGAAGATCCGGCGACCGGCACGGCGAACGGCGCGCTCGGCGCGTTTTTGCTGCGCCACGGCGTGCTGGTGCCGCAGGGTGAGCAGCTGCGCCTGACGGTCGAGCAGGGCTTTGAGATCGGCCGCCCGAGCTTTCTCACGGTCGAAGTGGACGGTGAGCCGAACTCGCCGCGCACCGTGCGCGTCGGCGGCACGGCGGTGCCGATTCTGCAAGGCACGATGAGCTTCTGA
- the asd gene encoding archaetidylserine decarboxylase (Phosphatidylserine decarboxylase is synthesized as a single chain precursor. Generation of the pyruvoyl active site from a Ser is coupled to cleavage of a Gly-Ser bond between the larger (beta) and smaller (alpha chains). It is an integral membrane protein.), with product MSDRLQLFLMNLLPKNTVSRLAGRFAGSSFSRLFIPMYIKKFQVNLQEAERAWEHYPSLVEFFIRRLKPEARPVDPAADSVVSPVDGKVAQLGRIEDGHLVQAKGVLFTAAELLGGDAERAKRYHGGTFLTVYLSPTDYHRIHMPLAGHVTASTYVPGTLFPVNPFGVRAVQGLFAKNERLITYFDTAAGEVALVKVGATIVGSVKVEYDEVSGTNIKGGRLEHRDLPDGPSYGKGEEVARFEFGSTIILLFEPGRVELKEDLYPEARVRMGEKIGRIL from the coding sequence ATGTCAGACCGTTTGCAGTTGTTCCTGATGAATCTGCTTCCGAAAAATACGGTGTCTCGCCTTGCGGGCCGTTTTGCCGGCAGCAGCTTTTCCAGACTGTTTATCCCGATGTACATCAAGAAGTTCCAGGTCAACCTGCAGGAGGCGGAGCGGGCGTGGGAGCACTACCCGAGCCTGGTCGAGTTCTTCATCCGCCGCCTGAAGCCGGAGGCGCGCCCGGTCGACCCGGCGGCCGACAGCGTCGTCTCGCCGGTCGATGGCAAAGTTGCGCAGCTCGGCCGCATCGAAGACGGCCACCTCGTTCAGGCCAAAGGCGTGCTGTTTACGGCAGCCGAACTGCTCGGCGGTGATGCCGAGCGGGCGAAGCGCTACCACGGCGGCACGTTCTTGACCGTCTACCTGTCGCCGACCGACTACCACCGCATTCACATGCCGCTCGCCGGACACGTCACCGCGTCGACGTACGTGCCGGGCACCTTGTTCCCGGTCAACCCGTTTGGGGTGCGCGCCGTGCAGGGGCTGTTTGCGAAAAACGAGCGCCTGATCACCTATTTCGACACGGCGGCAGGCGAAGTCGCTCTGGTCAAAGTCGGTGCGACGATCGTCGGGTCGGTCAAAGTCGAGTATGACGAAGTTTCCGGCACGAACATCAAAGGCGGGCGTCTCGAACACCGCGATCTGCCGGACGGTCCGTCCTACGGCAAAGGCGAAGAAGTCGCCCGCTTCGAATTCGGCTCGACGATCATCCTGCTCTTTGAGCCGGGCCGGGTCGAGCTGAAGGAAGACCTCTATCCGGAAGCTCGTGTGCGCATGGGGGAGAAGATCGGTCGTATTTTGTAA
- a CDS encoding serine/threonine protein kinase encodes MIEDVQQDVGQVRVRSVKPRDPVEVREHPDNWRCIGVGNTAAVFQPKDHPQKVVKVYADSHAHIASREAAIYEQLGDSPYFPRFFERGDNFLVIEYKPGTNLYDCLLQGIRIPEQVIQDVDEAIRYAQSRGLNPSDIHVKNVLVHNGRGYLVDVSEYGKAGTCKRWETLKKAYYDYYLDLYKPGLTVPSWLLETIRKWYKANEGEGDILGFAERIKRMFF; translated from the coding sequence TTGATCGAAGACGTGCAGCAAGATGTGGGACAGGTGCGCGTGCGCTCCGTCAAACCGCGCGATCCGGTCGAGGTGCGGGAACATCCGGACAACTGGCGCTGCATCGGCGTCGGCAACACGGCCGCCGTGTTTCAGCCCAAAGACCATCCGCAGAAGGTGGTCAAAGTGTATGCCGACTCGCACGCCCACATCGCTTCTCGGGAAGCGGCCATCTACGAACAGCTTGGGGATTCGCCTTATTTCCCGCGCTTTTTTGAAAGAGGAGACAACTTTCTCGTCATCGAATACAAGCCGGGCACCAATCTTTATGACTGTCTGCTGCAGGGGATCCGCATCCCGGAGCAGGTGATCCAAGACGTGGACGAAGCGATCAGATATGCGCAGAGCCGCGGCCTGAATCCGTCCGACATCCATGTCAAAAATGTGCTCGTTCACAACGGCCGCGGCTATCTGGTCGACGTGTCCGAATACGGCAAAGCAGGTACGTGCAAGCGCTGGGAGACCTTGAAAAAGGCTTACTACGACTACTACCTCGACCTTTACAAGCCGGGCCTGACCGTCCCGTCCTGGCTCTTGGAGACGATCCGCAAATGGTACAAAGCAAATGAAGGCGAAGGCGACATCCTTGGATTCGCGGAGCGAATCAAGCGGATGTTCTTCTGA
- a CDS encoding DNA repair helicase XPB, giving the protein MTGVSSSKSLPKPLIVQSDGTLLVETAHPDFEAVRDRLLGFAELFKSPEHFHTYRISTISLWHAAAMGQTPETVLRVLHEQSRYPLPLNLQQMVLTEMNKYGSLTLVLGDGCHLLEGERDLLDEIRRLPELKAHLSGRKRTVLQIKEHARGAVKRLLAKHGYPVRDRVGYVDGDPLPLTLRTRTQSGRAFLLRPYQQEAVERFAAGGVDGGSGVVVLPCGAGKTVVGIAAIARMQTHTLILTPNILAARQWIAELLDKTDLTADDIGEYTSEHKHIRAVTVTTYQMLTYRSGSSYPHFERLNSVRWGLIVYDEVHLLPAPIFRLTADVQSTRRLGLTATLVREDGAEHDVFAMIGPKKYEVPWKVMEQGGYLAPTECYEINVPLPRDWRIRYTAAAKRQKYRIASLNPQKYEVIRTLLAKHQQDRVLIIGQYLEQLEEAGARFGAPVLTGKTKLAERERLFRQFRDGAVSVLIVSKVANVAIDLPDANVAIQISGAFGSRQEEAQRIGRLLRPNQDGSTSAFYTVVTRDTVDRELANHRQLFLTEQGYTYRVLNAEEIGGSAP; this is encoded by the coding sequence ATGACAGGTGTGTCCTCTTCAAAATCGCTCCCGAAACCTTTGATCGTCCAATCGGACGGCACGCTGCTGGTGGAGACGGCCCATCCGGACTTCGAAGCGGTGCGCGATCGGTTGTTAGGCTTTGCTGAGCTATTCAAAAGCCCTGAGCATTTTCATACATACCGGATCAGCACGATCTCGCTGTGGCATGCGGCGGCGATGGGTCAGACACCGGAGACGGTGCTGCGCGTCCTGCACGAACAGAGCCGCTATCCCTTGCCCTTGAACCTGCAGCAGATGGTGCTGACCGAAATGAACAAATACGGCTCGCTGACCCTGGTGCTAGGCGACGGCTGCCATCTGCTCGAAGGCGAGCGCGATCTGCTCGACGAGATCCGCCGCCTGCCGGAGCTCAAAGCGCACCTGAGCGGGCGCAAGCGCACCGTCCTGCAGATCAAAGAACACGCGCGCGGCGCGGTCAAGCGCCTGCTTGCCAAGCACGGCTATCCAGTCCGCGACCGCGTCGGCTACGTGGACGGCGATCCGCTGCCGCTGACACTGCGCACCAGAACGCAAAGCGGCCGCGCCTTCCTGCTCCGCCCCTACCAGCAGGAAGCGGTGGAGCGGTTTGCAGCGGGCGGCGTGGACGGCGGCAGCGGTGTGGTCGTGTTGCCCTGCGGAGCCGGGAAGACGGTGGTCGGGATCGCCGCAATCGCGCGGATGCAGACGCACACGCTGATCCTGACACCGAACATCCTCGCCGCCCGCCAGTGGATCGCCGAGCTGCTCGACAAGACCGACCTGACCGCAGACGACATCGGCGAATACACGTCTGAGCACAAGCACATCCGGGCGGTCACCGTCACCACCTACCAGATGCTGACCTACCGCAGCGGCAGCAGTTATCCACACTTCGAACGGCTGAACAGCGTGCGCTGGGGCCTGATCGTCTATGATGAAGTGCACCTGCTGCCCGCCCCGATCTTCCGCCTGACCGCCGATGTGCAGAGCACGCGCCGGCTCGGGCTGACCGCGACGCTCGTCCGCGAAGACGGGGCGGAGCATGACGTATTCGCGATGATCGGCCCGAAAAAATACGAGGTGCCGTGGAAGGTGATGGAGCAGGGCGGCTATCTCGCGCCGACCGAGTGCTATGAGATCAATGTGCCGCTGCCCCGCGACTGGCGCATCCGCTACACCGCAGCCGCAAAGCGCCAAAAATACCGCATCGCATCGCTAAACCCGCAGAAGTACGAGGTGATCCGCACCTTGCTCGCCAAGCATCAACAGGACCGGGTGCTGATCATCGGACAGTACCTGGAGCAGTTGGAGGAAGCGGGGGCGCGCTTCGGAGCGCCCGTGCTGACCGGCAAGACGAAACTGGCGGAGCGCGAGCGGCTGTTCCGGCAATTTCGGGACGGCGCGGTCTCGGTGCTGATCGTCTCGAAAGTCGCCAACGTCGCGATCGACCTGCCGGACGCCAATGTGGCGATCCAGATCTCCGGTGCGTTTGGCTCCCGTCAGGAGGAAGCGCAGCGCATCGGCCGCCTCTTGCGCCCGAACCAAGACGGCAGCACGTCCGCGTTTTACACGGTCGTCACCCGCGACACGGTCGACCGCGAACTGGCCAACCATCGCCAGCTGTTTTTGACCGAGCAAGGCTACACGTACCGCGTGCTAAACGCTGAAGAGATCGGAGGCAGCGCCCCATGA
- a CDS encoding helicase-associated domain-containing protein → MRLSECLNSSSVDTLRKIAESYAFDCSLSSKNALMQEILSHFNNRKFIECAYAKLQEDAYKEAVSQLMLDRRETFSREDVLAMVRRTGEGSPEDGQKQMQRMLGDGWLYCLNSKGGRQIYYIPDDLRRTMRDHLADSLKRRVRIAESAPIVYRDENMALQRDLALFLNFVSKNDIRITKDGTILKRVQQQILALFEIKEEPLGKVAWRFGYGRRFHDYPDRFALIYDYCFSSGLIEETGEGELLATPAAAEWLLQPEKARAADLFRYWRLLYRRPIPQLKLCIATLAQTAKGDWVHAASMNELLTPYVGNYYYEQAELVMEQRIYQMLVHQGLLAHGQLADGTAVIKLTAFGREFLLDEAVEIEEEPAELLTERTMPLIIQPNFDLLVPLESFERIAWELEELTELIRVDTMRVHRLTKKSVLRAFDFGWTCETVLDFLREESDGLLPGNVERMIEQWAAEFGRVKLYRAIVVECGDETTAADLQSLPELKPHVRLVLTPTHFLIADAGLPLVQAQLAKLGYPSELIE, encoded by the coding sequence ATGAGGCTCAGTGAATGTTTAAACTCGTCCAGCGTCGATACGCTGCGCAAGATCGCCGAAAGCTATGCGTTCGACTGCTCGCTCAGTTCGAAAAACGCGCTGATGCAGGAGATCCTGTCCCACTTCAACAATCGCAAATTTATCGAATGCGCCTATGCCAAGCTCCAAGAGGACGCCTACAAAGAAGCGGTCTCCCAGCTGATGCTCGACCGGCGCGAGACCTTTTCCCGCGAAGACGTGCTGGCGATGGTGCGGCGCACCGGCGAAGGCAGCCCGGAGGACGGGCAGAAACAGATGCAGCGGATGCTTGGCGACGGCTGGCTGTATTGCCTGAACTCGAAAGGCGGACGCCAGATCTACTACATCCCGGACGATCTGCGCCGCACGATGCGCGACCATCTGGCCGACAGCCTCAAGCGGCGCGTCCGCATCGCTGAAAGTGCGCCGATCGTCTATCGCGATGAAAACATGGCCCTGCAGCGCGACCTGGCCTTGTTCCTGAACTTCGTGAGCAAAAACGACATCCGCATCACCAAGGACGGCACGATCCTGAAGCGCGTTCAGCAGCAGATCCTCGCCCTGTTTGAAATCAAAGAGGAGCCGCTCGGCAAAGTCGCCTGGCGCTTCGGCTACGGACGCCGCTTTCATGATTATCCGGACCGTTTCGCCCTGATCTACGACTACTGCTTCAGCAGCGGGCTGATCGAAGAGACGGGGGAGGGAGAACTGCTCGCCACCCCGGCAGCCGCAGAATGGCTTCTGCAGCCGGAGAAAGCGCGCGCCGCCGACCTGTTCCGCTATTGGCGGCTGCTCTACCGCCGGCCGATCCCGCAATTGAAGCTGTGCATCGCCACGCTGGCCCAGACGGCGAAAGGGGACTGGGTGCACGCCGCGTCGATGAACGAACTGCTCACCCCGTACGTCGGGAATTACTATTATGAGCAGGCGGAGCTGGTGATGGAGCAGCGCATCTATCAGATGCTCGTCCATCAGGGCCTGCTCGCCCACGGGCAGCTTGCCGACGGGACGGCGGTGATCAAGCTGACCGCTTTCGGGCGCGAATTTCTGCTCGACGAAGCGGTGGAGATCGAAGAGGAGCCGGCCGAGCTGCTGACCGAGCGGACGATGCCGCTGATCATCCAGCCCAATTTTGACCTGCTGGTGCCGCTGGAATCGTTTGAGCGCATCGCTTGGGAGCTGGAGGAGCTGACCGAACTGATCCGCGTCGATACGATGCGCGTGCACCGCCTGACCAAAAAAAGCGTGCTCCGCGCCTTCGATTTCGGCTGGACCTGTGAGACGGTGCTCGACTTCCTGCGCGAAGAGTCGGACGGGCTGCTGCCGGGCAACGTCGAGCGGATGATCGAGCAGTGGGCAGCCGAGTTCGGCCGCGTCAAGCTGTACCGCGCCATCGTCGTCGAATGCGGCGATGAGACGACCGCCGCCGATTTGCAGAGCCTGCCCGAGCTGAAGCCCCATGTGCGGCTGGTGCTGACCCCGACCCATTTTCTGATCGCCGATGCCGGCCTGCCGCTCGTGCAGGCGCAGCTGGCCAAGCTCGGCTATCCGAGCGAGCTGATCGAATAA